CGCATCGCGCCGCCTGGCCACAGGCTGGCTGCTGCTGGCCATCGCCGCGCTGGTCCTGGGCGGCGTGCTGACGCTGTTGATCGTGCTGTCCCGAACGCCGGGCATTCAGACTCTCATGCCCTGGAACGATTTTTTCCACACCGCCATTGTGGTGCACGTGGACCTCACGGTGCTGGTGTGGTTTCTGGCCTGCGCCGGCATGTTGTGGAGCCTGACCGGCACCGCCTGCTTCATCCGCCTGGGCTGGTGGGCCCTCTGGCTCGCCGCCGCGGGCACCGCGCTTTTCACCCTGGCCCCTTTTATCGGCGCCGCTCAGCCGCTGATGAACAACTACGTGCCAGTGTTGCAGAACCCTGTTTTTCTCTTCGGCCTGGGTCTGTTCGGATCAGGCATCACCCTGCTGGTGTTGCGCGGCCTGCTCACCTTGCGCCCCGTGGGCCTCTTGACCCGGGCCGGGGGGGTCTTGCGCTTCGGCTTGTTTTGCGCCGTGCTGACTGCCGCCGTGGCCCTGGCGGCCCTGGCCACCACTTACCTGTCCCTGCCGTCCACCCCGGGCGGCCGGGCCTATTTTGAACTGCTGTTCTGGGGCAGCGGCCATGCCCTGCAGTTCACCCATTCCCAGTTGATGCTGGTGGCGTGGCTGGTGCTGGCCGGCGCCGCCGGGGTGCAGCACGGCTTGGGGCGCGGCCTCGTCCTAGCGCTGCTGGCACTGGGGCTGGCGCCAGTGGTGGCGGTGCCATGGATCTATCTCCGCTACGAGGTCACCACCGTGGAACACATCACCGCCTTCACCCGGCTCATGCGCCACGGCGGCGGCGCCGCACCCCTGGTAATCGGCGCCGCGCTGGTCTTCGCTGCGCTGCGCTCAAGACGCGAACTCTCGTTTACACCGGCGCTTTCCGCCTTGTTGTGTTCCATCACCCTGTTCGGCGCCGGGGGGCTCATCGGCTTCCTCATCAGCGGGGTCAATGTCACCATCCCGGCCCACTATCACGGCGCCATCGTCGCCGTCACCCTGGCCTTCATGGGGTTGGCTTACCATCTGCTGCCGCGCCTGGGCTACGCGCCAGCGGCGCTCAAACCCGCC
This Gammaproteobacteria bacterium DNA region includes the following protein-coding sequences:
- a CDS encoding cytochrome C oxidase subunit I — its product is MQHNKVNHYELETPGDASRRLATGWLLLAIAALVLGGVLTLLIVLSRTPGIQTLMPWNDFFHTAIVVHVDLTVLVWFLACAGMLWSLTGTACFIRLGWWALWLAAAGTALFTLAPFIGAAQPLMNNYVPVLQNPVFLFGLGLFGSGITLLVLRGLLTLRPVGLLTRAGGVLRFGLFCAVLTAAVALAALATTYLSLPSTPGGRAYFELLFWGSGHALQFTHSQLMLVAWLVLAGAAGVQHGLGRGLVLALLALGLAPVVAVPWIYLRYEVTTVEHITAFTRLMRHGGGAAPLVIGAALVFAALRSRRELSFTPALSALLCSITLFGAGGLIGFLISGVNVTIPAHYHGAIVAVTLAFMGLAYHLLPRLGYAPAALKPAAWQPLIYGGGQLLHVVGLAWSGGYGVQRKTAGAAQHLDSLPEIAGMALMGLGGLIAVIGGVLFLLMVIKSLGQGPCHASGAEAVV